A genomic region of Cytobacillus sp. IB215665 contains the following coding sequences:
- a CDS encoding YpzG family protein has protein sequence MAKHTKKRFFDNRYSNPYQQPGANPKHAHAQVNGETQQAQNLIILENQTRKRS, from the coding sequence GTGGCTAAGCATACTAAAAAACGTTTTTTTGATAACCGTTATTCTAATCCGTATCAACAGCCAGGTGCTAACCCTAAACATGCTCATGCTCAAGTAAATGGTGAAACACAGCAAGCACAAAACTTAATCATATTAGAAAATCAAACGAGAAAGCGCAGTTAA
- a CDS encoding YfhH family protein produces the protein MGEKRFSEMSEFELKSEIGHLLEKARKAEQLGMVNEFAVLERKAVIAKAYLLNPEDFLPDEVYELEGDVGVHFVVKYINGIFAWGNRTGQEDSEEGIPISMLGKKVKTK, from the coding sequence ATGGGTGAGAAACGTTTTAGTGAAATGTCTGAGTTTGAACTAAAGAGTGAAATTGGACACCTTTTAGAAAAAGCGCGTAAAGCAGAACAACTTGGCATGGTTAATGAATTTGCCGTACTAGAGCGAAAAGCTGTTATAGCAAAGGCTTATTTATTAAATCCTGAAGATTTTTTGCCTGATGAAGTGTATGAATTAGAAGGCGATGTAGGAGTTCATTTTGTAGTGAAATATATAAATGGCATATTCGCTTGGGGGAATCGAACAGGTCAAGAAGATAGTGAGGAAGGTATTCCGATTTCAATGCTAGGGAAAAAAGTAAAGACAAAATAA
- a CDS encoding L-lactate permease yields the protein MNFLEIITASSPILAVFIFLVILRLPATKAMPISLVLTGIMALLFWKMPFVQVAAATIEGWIITISILWIVFGAILLLNTLTNSGAMDSIRNGFLGITQDRRVQVIIIAWLFGSFIEGAAGFGTPAAIGAPLLVALGFPPLAAVVLALIADSSAVSFGAVGTPVIVGVNQGLQQGSSVAPQVVESLGTDSLGVYLQNVAKQAVSIDILIGTFIPLILVIILTRFFGENRSWKEGLQVWKFALFAGLSFTVPAFIVATFLGPEFPSIIGGLVGLAIVIPAAKKGFLLPTKHWGFGDNEQQHEINEHIKTEGEGKQSLSILMAWIPYLLVALLLVLTRIDVLPFKDMLRSVKVGMGNILGTNISNSFEPLYLPGTVFLVVVLITVFLHRMSAIAVKQSFVTSAKTLVGSAIALGTALPMVRIFINSGENSADLLSMPMELALMVSNAVGNAWPLVAPIIGALGSFISGSATFSNMMFSLFQFSVADQIGVSNQLVLSQQVLGANAGNMVCVLNVVAAASVVGLLGKEGQIIRFTIIPMLYYAITAGIIGLIISFIV from the coding sequence ATGAATTTTTTAGAAATTATTACGGCTTCATCCCCTATATTAGCAGTTTTTATTTTCTTAGTCATTTTAAGGCTACCTGCAACAAAGGCTATGCCGATTAGTTTAGTTCTAACAGGCATTATGGCGTTGCTTTTTTGGAAGATGCCATTTGTTCAAGTTGCAGCTGCGACAATTGAAGGTTGGATTATAACCATTTCAATTTTGTGGATTGTATTCGGTGCAATTCTATTGCTTAATACGTTAACAAATAGTGGTGCAATGGATTCAATTAGGAATGGATTTTTAGGAATTACACAAGACAGACGTGTACAAGTCATTATTATAGCATGGTTATTTGGTTCGTTTATTGAAGGAGCTGCTGGCTTTGGAACGCCTGCTGCCATTGGTGCACCTTTACTAGTTGCATTAGGTTTTCCTCCTTTAGCCGCAGTTGTTTTAGCACTCATTGCAGATAGTAGTGCTGTATCGTTTGGTGCAGTTGGTACACCAGTTATTGTTGGAGTTAATCAAGGTCTTCAGCAAGGTTCCTCAGTTGCACCTCAAGTGGTCGAATCACTTGGTACTGATTCATTAGGAGTATATTTACAAAATGTTGCTAAACAAGCTGTTTCAATTGACATTCTTATTGGTACATTTATTCCTTTAATCCTCGTTATCATTTTAACGCGCTTTTTCGGTGAAAACCGTTCTTGGAAGGAAGGCTTACAAGTATGGAAATTTGCTTTGTTTGCAGGGTTAAGCTTTACTGTGCCTGCCTTTATCGTGGCTACCTTCCTTGGGCCGGAGTTCCCATCAATTATCGGTGGACTTGTTGGTCTAGCTATCGTTATTCCTGCCGCTAAAAAAGGTTTCCTTTTACCAACAAAGCATTGGGGTTTTGGTGATAATGAACAGCAACATGAAATTAATGAACATATAAAGACAGAAGGTGAAGGTAAACAATCACTTTCTATACTAATGGCATGGATTCCATATTTGTTAGTAGCCTTGTTACTCGTTCTTACACGTATTGATGTGCTGCCATTTAAAGATATGCTCCGTTCAGTAAAGGTTGGTATGGGTAATATTCTTGGCACAAACATAAGTAATTCCTTCGAGCCGTTATATCTACCAGGAACTGTGTTTCTCGTAGTCGTATTAATAACAGTGTTTTTGCACCGTATGTCAGCAATAGCAGTTAAACAGTCCTTTGTTACTTCAGCAAAAACGCTAGTAGGAAGTGCGATCGCATTAGGTACAGCTCTACCGATGGTTCGGATTTTCATAAACTCTGGGGAAAATAGTGCGGATTTATTAAGTATGCCAATGGAGTTAGCTCTAATGGTTTCAAATGCTGTTGGAAATGCTTGGCCTCTTGTTGCGCCAATTATTGGGGCACTAGGTTCATTTATATCTGGTAGTGCTACGTTTAGTAATATGATGTTCTCGTTATTCCAATTTAGTGTTGCTGATCAAATTGGTGTAAGTAATCAATTAGTATTATCACAACAAGTATTAGGGGCAAATGCAGGTAACATGGTTTGTGTACTGAATGTTGTTGCTGCTGCATCTGTTGTAGGACTCTTAGGTAAAGAGGGACAAATTATCCGTTTTACGATTATTCCGATGTTATATTATGCAATAACAGCAGGTATAATAGGTTTAATTATTTCATTTATTGTTTAA
- a CDS encoding SDR family NAD(P)-dependent oxidoreductase: protein MTETILITGAGSGLGQELAVQYSQSGKNIVLAGRSLDKLYKVQSMINEAGGRAFVYKMDIRKANEIELQIPNLLKEYNVSMLINNAGIGYFGSLPDLTYSNINDMIETNVTGTINLTKACLPYLLSLPEAKVMNIISTAGLRGKVNESAYVASKFAIRGFTESLIKELEHTSVSLTAVYMGGMDTPFWEESDHIKDKNRLRSPLEVAQKIIELDDGRPEIIIE, encoded by the coding sequence ATGACAGAAACAATCTTAATTACTGGAGCAGGTTCCGGCTTAGGGCAAGAACTTGCCGTCCAATACAGTCAAAGTGGCAAGAATATTGTCTTAGCTGGCCGATCACTAGATAAGCTTTACAAAGTTCAATCTATGATTAATGAAGCTGGAGGACGCGCCTTTGTATACAAAATGGATATACGCAAGGCTAATGAAATTGAATTACAAATTCCTAACCTATTAAAAGAATATAATGTGTCAATGCTTATTAACAACGCCGGCATAGGTTACTTCGGTAGCTTACCAGACCTAACATATTCGAATATTAATGATATGATTGAAACAAATGTAACTGGAACTATCAATTTAACAAAGGCATGCTTACCTTATCTTTTATCATTACCTGAAGCCAAAGTTATGAACATTATATCCACCGCTGGTTTGCGAGGGAAAGTGAACGAATCTGCATATGTAGCTAGTAAGTTCGCTATTAGAGGTTTCACTGAAAGTTTAATTAAAGAATTAGAACATACTTCTGTATCATTGACAGCTGTATATATGGGTGGTATGGATACACCATTTTGGGAAGAATCCGACCATATAAAGGATAAAAATCGCCTTCGGTCACCTTTAGAAGTTGCACAAAAAATCATTGAACTAGACGACGGCCGTCCAGAAATTATCATAGAGTGA
- the recX gene encoding recombination regulator RecX translates to MISLAFITKIVTQKKNSERYNVYLDRGKGEEYAFSVDQDVLIKYNLTKGKEVDELDVGEIQFADDVKKAHNVAVRYLSYRIRSIKEIDDYLKKNEVPEQIIQEVVHKLQEANYVDDEQFALAYVQTQIKTSIKGPDRIKRELKEKGISARYAEKAMNTYTTELQIQHAMKHAEKIAKQSAKLSILNIKQKIEQTLVRKGFYWDIIQIVIEEISEITGQEENNELEALQHQASKINNRLKKYTGWEYEQKLKQALYRKGFSIELIEEFIQKNKPFE, encoded by the coding sequence GTGATAAGTTTGGCTTTTATTACAAAAATAGTTACGCAAAAGAAGAACTCTGAGCGATATAATGTTTATCTTGATAGAGGAAAAGGTGAAGAATATGCATTTAGTGTCGATCAAGATGTTCTTATAAAATATAATCTTACAAAAGGCAAAGAAGTTGATGAGCTAGATGTTGGAGAAATTCAGTTTGCAGATGATGTGAAAAAAGCTCATAACGTTGCAGTACGATATTTGTCTTATCGAATAAGGTCGATTAAAGAAATTGATGATTATTTGAAAAAAAATGAAGTCCCAGAGCAAATCATTCAAGAGGTAGTACATAAGTTACAAGAAGCTAATTATGTAGATGATGAGCAATTTGCGTTGGCTTACGTACAAACACAAATTAAAACGTCTATAAAAGGTCCGGACAGAATAAAAAGAGAATTGAAAGAAAAAGGAATTTCAGCAAGATATGCAGAAAAAGCGATGAATACGTATACTACTGAGTTGCAAATTCAACACGCAATGAAACATGCTGAGAAAATAGCTAAACAAAGTGCTAAGCTTTCAATACTAAACATAAAACAAAAAATTGAACAAACTTTAGTTCGAAAAGGGTTTTATTGGGATATTATACAAATTGTAATAGAAGAAATTTCAGAAATTACTGGTCAAGAAGAAAATAATGAGTTGGAGGCGTTACAGCATCAAGCTAGCAAGATAAACAACCGTCTGAAGAAATATACTGGGTGGGAATATGAGCAAAAGTTGAAGCAAGCACTGTACCGCAAAGGGTTTTCTATTGAGTTAATTGAGGAATTTATTCAAAAGAACAAGCCCTTTGAGTAA
- a CDS encoding TIGR01777 family oxidoreductase translates to MKIAIAGGTGFVGKAITQYLVDQGHECFILTRKENLIHNNPLIHYVTWLNDDSNPESQLNGMTAFINLAGESLNSGRWTENRKKRIVNSRLNATNEIIRIITNLEIKPDILVNASGIGVYGTSEAFTFTEQDETIGTDFLAKTVSAWENSANALQSYNVRTVFARFGIILGKSEGALPKMMTPYKLFIGGTVGSGKQWLSWVHIDDVCRAIAYVISNKNVHGPVNITAPNPETMKGFGMKIGEALRKPHWLPMPAIALKLLLGEMSMLIVEGQKVLPDVLSVEGFTFRYQHLEDALSALLVK, encoded by the coding sequence GTGAAAATAGCTATTGCTGGTGGTACAGGGTTTGTTGGTAAAGCAATTACCCAATATCTTGTTGATCAAGGGCATGAATGCTTCATTTTAACTAGAAAGGAAAATCTAATTCATAACAACCCACTTATACACTATGTTACATGGCTTAATGATGATAGTAACCCTGAGAGTCAGTTGAACGGAATGACTGCTTTTATAAACTTAGCAGGTGAGTCTCTTAATAGTGGTCGATGGACTGAAAATCGTAAAAAAAGAATTGTTAATAGTCGGCTCAATGCCACAAATGAAATAATTAGAATCATTACAAATCTAGAAATAAAACCTGATATCTTAGTAAATGCAAGTGGAATCGGTGTTTACGGTACATCTGAAGCTTTTACTTTTACAGAACAAGACGAAACCATCGGAACTGATTTCCTAGCAAAGACAGTTTCAGCATGGGAAAACTCGGCTAATGCTTTACAGTCATATAATGTTCGAACAGTATTTGCTCGGTTCGGAATTATCCTCGGAAAAAGTGAAGGTGCATTACCTAAGATGATGACTCCATACAAGCTGTTTATCGGAGGTACAGTCGGTTCAGGAAAGCAATGGCTTTCTTGGGTTCATATTGATGATGTATGCAGAGCTATCGCTTACGTAATTAGTAATAAAAACGTGCATGGGCCAGTTAATATTACTGCTCCTAACCCCGAAACGATGAAAGGGTTTGGCATGAAAATAGGAGAAGCTTTGAGAAAACCTCATTGGCTCCCTATGCCAGCTATCGCCCTTAAGCTACTACTTGGCGAAATGAGTATGCTTATTGTTGAAGGGCAGAAAGTTTTGCCAGATGTCCTTTCAGTAGAAGGTTTTACATTTCGTTATCAGCATTTAGAGGATGCGTTGTCAGCACTACTAGTGAAATAA
- a CDS encoding YfhE family protein, which translates to MVDRKKRRDKTKSTLSNAQEVSYARDFKMADQAGGFTSKQAHH; encoded by the coding sequence ATGGTAGATAGAAAAAAAAGACGCGATAAGACAAAAAGCACATTAAGTAATGCCCAAGAAGTTTCATATGCTAGAGATTTCAAAATGGCTGATCAAGCTGGTGGATTCACAAGTAAACAAGCCCATCATTAA
- a CDS encoding YfhD family protein yields the protein MGRSRGQNSRDKNKAGLPQVPRNLKFDGINEEFSRELADQEDLEAQARADAAGIRQSNARQKG from the coding sequence ATGGGTAGAAGTCGTGGACAAAATTCGCGAGATAAGAACAAGGCAGGTCTTCCACAAGTCCCTAGAAATTTGAAGTTTGATGGGATTAACGAGGAATTTTCACGGGAGTTGGCTGATCAAGAGGATTTAGAAGCTCAAGCCCGTGCCGATGCTGCAGGCATAAGACAAAGTAATGCTAGACAAAAAGGTTAA
- a CDS encoding DoxX family protein yields MSWIKGPKMAVLWTLLRIWLGVQWIQAGWEKVTGEFDASGFLQGAIGKASGDHPAVSGWYATFLENVAVPNVGLFNFLVAWGELLVGIGLILGAATIPALIAGAFMNLNFLLAGTTSTNPILYTVAFILLGVGTASYYWGVDRFVINYVRNRQGKESINFKQ; encoded by the coding sequence ATGTCTTGGATAAAGGGTCCTAAAATGGCTGTTTTATGGACATTACTTAGAATTTGGTTAGGGGTACAATGGATACAAGCAGGTTGGGAGAAAGTTACAGGCGAATTTGATGCGTCTGGTTTTCTGCAAGGTGCTATCGGTAAAGCTTCAGGAGATCATCCAGCTGTTAGTGGGTGGTACGCAACATTTTTAGAAAATGTGGCGGTTCCTAATGTAGGGTTATTTAACTTTTTAGTAGCTTGGGGAGAACTATTAGTTGGTATAGGACTAATCTTAGGTGCTGCAACAATTCCAGCACTAATTGCAGGAGCATTTATGAACCTAAATTTTTTATTGGCAGGAACAACTAGTACAAATCCGATTCTATACACTGTAGCATTTATATTATTAGGAGTAGGTACAGCAAGCTATTATTGGGGTGTCGATCGGTTTGTAATTAACTACGTTAGAAACCGGCAAGGAAAAGAGAGCATTAATTTTAAGCAATAA
- a CDS encoding Cof-type HAD-IIB family hydrolase — protein MQYKMIVLDLDDTLLRDDQTISPRTKNALMMAQEIGVKVVLASGRPTFGMLPIASELQLEKFRSYILSYNGAKIIDCQTKEELYSNVLSSETAHRLYDLSAREEVAILTYVGDSIVTETPNKFSAIESQLTGLPVQQVSSFKEAVSDSVVKTLMLAEPERLIEVENKLQAELAGELCVLRSKPFFLEFTSLGVTKGASLDFLIKQLGIKQEEVISFGDSYNDLTMIEFAGLGVAMGNAPDDIKAKANLVTDTNMNDGVAQVVEEYVINKFSLV, from the coding sequence ATTCAATATAAAATGATTGTACTTGATTTAGACGATACCTTGCTCAGAGATGATCAAACTATTTCACCCCGCACAAAAAATGCATTAATGATGGCACAAGAAATTGGCGTAAAAGTTGTTCTTGCTTCTGGACGTCCAACATTTGGAATGCTTCCCATTGCATCAGAGCTCCAGCTAGAAAAATTCAGAAGTTATATTCTGTCTTATAATGGAGCAAAAATTATTGATTGCCAAACAAAAGAAGAATTATATAGTAATGTACTTTCATCTGAAACGGCTCACCGTTTGTACGATTTAAGTGCGCGGGAAGAAGTTGCAATCTTAACGTATGTGGGAGATTCAATTGTTACAGAAACACCAAATAAATTTTCCGCCATCGAAAGTCAGTTAACAGGATTACCAGTGCAACAAGTAAGCAGTTTCAAAGAGGCAGTCAGTGATTCTGTCGTGAAAACATTAATGTTAGCAGAGCCTGAAAGGTTAATAGAAGTAGAGAACAAGCTACAAGCTGAGCTAGCTGGGGAATTATGTGTCCTGCGATCAAAACCTTTTTTCTTAGAATTTACATCTTTAGGTGTTACAAAAGGAGCCAGTTTAGATTTCCTCATTAAGCAGCTCGGAATAAAGCAAGAAGAAGTGATCTCATTTGGCGATAGCTATAATGATCTTACGATGATTGAATTTGCTGGTCTTGGCGTAGCCATGGGTAATGCTCCTGATGACATCAAAGCAAAAGCAAACCTTGTTACCGATACAAATATGAATGATGGTGTAGCACAGGTTGTAGAGGAATATGTTATCAATAAATTTTCACTCGTATAG
- a CDS encoding aldo/keto reductase, with product MNYRELGKTGMQVSEIGFGAWQLGNKQDWGEMSEEYAIQLIHEAISQGCNFFDTAPNYGLGKSEELLGKALEGKRDQVIINTKFGHHPNNVQDFDVSLLRQSLEASLKRLNTDYVDSILLHNPPFEFLNGNSPHYELLECLKEEGKIRAYGASVDSSRELFELLETTNSQVIEVMYNIFHQEPAKAFQLAKDKGAGLIIKVPLDSGWLSGKYNAHSTFEGVRSRWSKEQIETRANLLTQLSFLTADGATMAQAALRFILARFEVSTVIPGCKNIEQLTENVSATEMALSDEDVKQIRHLWEKELENEPLPW from the coding sequence ATGAACTATAGAGAGCTAGGAAAGACAGGAATGCAAGTATCAGAGATAGGTTTTGGTGCATGGCAATTAGGCAACAAACAAGATTGGGGGGAAATGAGTGAAGAGTATGCGATTCAACTAATTCATGAAGCAATTAGTCAAGGTTGTAATTTTTTTGATACAGCTCCTAACTATGGATTAGGGAAAAGCGAAGAGTTACTCGGCAAAGCGTTGGAGGGCAAGCGAGATCAAGTAATTATTAATACTAAATTTGGTCACCATCCTAATAATGTTCAAGATTTTGATGTGAGTTTATTAAGACAATCTCTTGAAGCTAGCTTAAAGCGTTTAAATACTGATTATGTCGATTCGATCTTATTGCATAATCCGCCATTTGAATTTCTAAATGGAAATAGTCCGCATTATGAATTGCTAGAATGTTTAAAAGAAGAAGGAAAAATACGTGCTTATGGTGCATCGGTTGATTCCAGCCGTGAATTATTTGAATTACTAGAAACAACAAACAGCCAAGTGATTGAAGTCATGTATAACATCTTCCATCAGGAACCTGCAAAAGCATTTCAACTAGCAAAAGACAAAGGTGCTGGCCTTATTATTAAAGTTCCACTAGATTCTGGTTGGCTTTCTGGCAAATATAACGCACATAGTACATTTGAAGGTGTACGTAGCCGTTGGTCGAAAGAACAAATTGAAACAAGAGCAAACTTATTGACGCAGTTATCATTTTTAACAGCTGATGGAGCAACTATGGCACAGGCTGCCTTACGTTTTATTCTAGCTAGGTTTGAAGTATCAACCGTAATCCCTGGATGTAAAAATATTGAGCAATTGACAGAAAACGTATCAGCAACTGAGATGGCATTGTCGGATGAGGATGTAAAACAAATCCGACACCTTTGGGAGAAAGAACTTGAAAATGAGCCGTTACCTTGGTAA
- a CDS encoding glycoside hydrolase family 30 protein, which produces MQMKVIQTAKNSNERFEDKGTVELLAGQPKSNNVLTIDKGTKYQKIIGFGGAFTEAAAYTLSQIPEEERRSIIESYFHPEKGLGYSLGRTHIHSCDFALENYTYVEENDKELTTFSIDREHKYVLPLIKDAINSRGEELTILSSPWSPPAWMKTNNDMNHGGKLKEEYYKTWALYYTKYIKAMEEEGINIWGITVQNEPEATQVWDSCRYTAEEERDFVKNYLGPTMEEEGLGHKKIVIWDHNRDIAYERAKTILSDSGAANYIWGTGIHWYVSEEFENLSKIHDDFPDKHLIFTEGCIEGGVQLGAWHTGERYARNMIGDFNNWLEGWLDWNIVLNEQGGPNHVGNYCDAPIIVNTKTGEVHYNSSYYYIGHFSKYVKPNATRIGHELNNDSLQTVAFQNEDGSIAVVMMNATDKDEKISIVLDGKHSELVLPEHSITTILI; this is translated from the coding sequence ATGCAAATGAAAGTCATACAAACAGCAAAGAACAGTAACGAGCGTTTTGAAGATAAAGGAACAGTAGAGCTTTTAGCTGGTCAACCGAAGTCTAATAATGTCCTAACGATTGACAAAGGCACAAAATATCAAAAAATCATTGGATTCGGAGGAGCCTTTACAGAGGCTGCTGCTTATACATTGTCCCAAATTCCAGAAGAAGAACGTAGGAGCATCATTGAAAGCTATTTTCATCCTGAGAAGGGTTTAGGGTACTCACTTGGAAGAACACATATCCATAGCTGTGATTTTGCACTTGAGAACTATACGTATGTAGAAGAAAATGATAAAGAATTGACAACATTTTCAATTGATCGTGAGCATAAATATGTTCTTCCATTAATTAAGGATGCTATTAATTCAAGAGGTGAAGAGTTGACAATACTATCTTCACCTTGGAGTCCACCAGCGTGGATGAAAACAAATAATGACATGAATCATGGGGGCAAATTAAAAGAAGAATACTACAAAACATGGGCTCTTTATTACACAAAATATATTAAAGCAATGGAAGAAGAAGGTATTAACATTTGGGGTATTACTGTCCAAAATGAACCAGAAGCTACTCAGGTTTGGGATTCATGTCGTTATACTGCTGAGGAAGAAAGAGATTTTGTAAAGAATTATCTAGGTCCTACAATGGAAGAAGAAGGTCTAGGGCACAAAAAGATTGTCATTTGGGATCATAACAGGGATATTGCATATGAACGTGCAAAAACAATTCTTTCAGATTCTGGTGCTGCAAATTATATTTGGGGAACAGGCATCCATTGGTATGTCTCAGAGGAATTTGAAAACTTATCAAAAATTCATGATGATTTTCCTGATAAGCATCTTATTTTTACAGAAGGATGTATCGAAGGTGGCGTACAGCTTGGTGCATGGCATACAGGGGAACGTTATGCTCGTAACATGATTGGTGATTTTAATAATTGGCTTGAAGGCTGGCTTGACTGGAATATCGTGCTAAATGAACAAGGTGGGCCAAATCATGTAGGTAATTATTGTGATGCACCTATTATCGTTAATACGAAAACAGGTGAAGTCCATTATAATAGCTCATATTATTATATTGGTCATTTCAGTAAATACGTTAAGCCAAATGCAACACGAATTGGACATGAATTAAATAATGATTCACTACAAACAGTTGCATTTCAAAATGAAGACGGTTCAATTGCAGTAGTTATGATGAACGCTACTGACAAAGATGAAAAAATTAGTATTGTATTAGATGGTAAACATTCAGAGCTAGTATTACCAGAGCATTCAATTACAACAATACTTATATAA